In Gemmatimonadota bacterium, a single genomic region encodes these proteins:
- a CDS encoding regulatory protein RecX, with translation MTPNRPIEAIEPDIRREGTVRIVIGGKTVFLVPADAIRQEGLEVGVVIGPDQAGRLSRAIDQEAAYRTVIRLLGRRPLARRDLERRLALKGHPPDMVQLALDRAAAGGYLDDRAFAVFYVRSRSERGRGPARLRRELVQMGVAKDLVETALEGLSAPEVAQAAIEGLIARRAGQLKGLPPATVRRRLLAYLARRGYTGSEVVRLIRAVA, from the coding sequence GTGACGCCGAATAGGCCGATCGAGGCGATCGAGCCCGACATCCGGCGCGAGGGAACCGTCCGCATCGTCATCGGTGGGAAAACGGTGTTCCTCGTGCCGGCGGACGCGATTCGTCAGGAGGGGCTGGAGGTCGGGGTCGTCATCGGCCCCGACCAAGCGGGTCGGCTGAGCCGGGCGATTGACCAGGAGGCCGCGTACCGCACGGTGATTCGACTGCTCGGCCGGCGACCGCTTGCGCGCCGCGACTTGGAGCGGCGGCTGGCGCTCAAGGGCCATCCGCCCGACATGGTCCAGTTGGCGCTGGACCGGGCCGCAGCCGGTGGCTATCTGGATGATCGGGCGTTTGCCGTTTTCTACGTCCGCTCGCGTTCGGAGCGGGGGCGGGGCCCGGCCCGGTTGCGGCGGGAGCTGGTGCAAATGGGGGTCGCCAAGGATTTGGTGGAAACGGCGCTCGAAGGGTTGAGCGCGCCGGAGGTGGCCCAGGCGGCCATCGAGGGCCTGATTGCCCGGCGCGCCGGGCAGCTCAAGGGGCTGCCACCGGCTACGGTCCGGCGCCGGCTGCTGGCCTACTTGGCCCGCCGCGGATATACCGGATCCGAGGTCGTGCGGCTGATCCGGGCGGTCGCCTAG
- the recA gene encoding recombinase RecA — translation MPPVEESRHTADRRKALNLAIAQIEKQLGKGSIMRMGTDAPKERIGAISTGAVNLDAAVGIGGIPRGRITEIYGPESSGKTTLCLHLAANVQKTGGTAAYVDAEHALDVDYARRLGVDVDSLLVSQPDTGEQGLEIVEILVRSGAVDLVIIDSVAALVPKAEIEGEMGDSHMGLQARLMSQALRKLAGAIHRSNASVVFINQLREKIGVMFGNPETTTGGKALKFYASLRLDIRRVGPVKERENIIGNRVRVKVVKNKVAPPFKQAEFDILFDEGISHTGLLVDLASEANIIQKSGAWYSYGEQRIGQGRENAKLFIRDNQVMLAEVEQKVKEWLGVKPGLGPPEDESDAE, via the coding sequence ATGCCACCTGTAGAAGAATCTCGGCACACCGCCGACCGCCGGAAGGCCCTCAACCTCGCCATTGCCCAGATCGAAAAACAGCTCGGCAAGGGTTCCATCATGCGGATGGGAACCGATGCGCCCAAGGAGCGAATCGGGGCCATTTCGACCGGGGCGGTGAACCTCGATGCCGCGGTCGGGATCGGCGGAATCCCGCGGGGCCGGATTACCGAGATCTACGGTCCGGAGTCGTCGGGCAAGACGACGTTGTGTCTCCACTTGGCGGCCAACGTCCAGAAAACCGGGGGAACGGCGGCGTACGTGGACGCCGAGCATGCTTTGGACGTGGACTACGCCCGGCGGCTCGGCGTGGATGTGGACAGCCTGCTGGTGTCGCAGCCCGATACCGGGGAGCAGGGGCTCGAAATCGTCGAGATCCTGGTCCGCTCGGGCGCGGTGGATTTGGTGATCATCGACTCGGTGGCGGCGCTGGTGCCAAAGGCCGAAATCGAAGGCGAAATGGGCGACAGTCACATGGGCTTGCAGGCGCGGCTGATGAGCCAGGCGCTTCGGAAGCTGGCCGGGGCGATTCACCGCTCCAATGCGTCGGTTGTGTTCATCAATCAGCTCCGCGAAAAGATCGGGGTGATGTTCGGGAATCCGGAGACCACGACCGGCGGTAAAGCGCTCAAGTTCTACGCCTCGCTCCGGCTCGATATCCGGCGGGTCGGTCCGGTCAAAGAACGGGAGAACATCATCGGCAACCGGGTCCGGGTTAAAGTGGTCAAGAACAAGGTGGCGCCGCCATTCAAACAGGCGGAGTTCGACATTCTGTTCGACGAAGGCATCAGCCACACCGGGCTGTTGGTCGATCTGGCTTCGGAAGCCAACATCATCCAGAAGTCGGGCGCCTGGTACTCCTACGGCGAGCAACGGATCGGCCAAGGCCGGGAGAACGCCAAGCTGTTCATCCGGGACAATCAGGTCATGCTGGCCGAGGTTGAGCAGAAGGTCAAGGAATGGCTCGGGGTGAAACCGGGGCTCGGCCCCCCTGAGGACGAGAGTGACGCCGAATAG